From one Streptomyces sp. CA-210063 genomic stretch:
- the recD2 gene encoding SF1B family DNA helicase RecD2 — MVANQTEGGERRLAVLEGVLERITYANEDNGYTVARVDTGRGGGDLLTVVGALLGAQVGESLRMEGRWGSHPQYGKQFTVENYTTVLPATVQGIRRYLGSGLVKGIGPIFADRITQHFGLDTLKIIEEEPKRLIEVPGLGPKRTKKIADAWEEQKAIKEVMLFLQTVEVSTSIAVRIYKKYGDASISIVKNQPYRLASDVWGIGFLTADKIAQSVGIPHDSPERVKAGLQYALSQATDQGNCYLPEERLIADAVKLLQVDTGLVIECLAELALPDEDSGEPGVVREKVPGEHGEPVTAIYLVPFHRAELSLSAQLLRLLRTDEDRMPGFRDVAWDKALGWLKGRTGAELAPEQEAAVRLALTEKVAVLTGGPGCGKSFTVRSIVELARAKKAKVVLAAPTGRAAKRLAELTGADASTVHRLLELKPGGDAAYDKDRPLDADLVVVDEASMLDLLLANKLVKAVPPGAHLLFVGDVDQLPSVGAGEVLRDLLADNSPIPAVRLMKVFRQAQQSGVVTNAHRINSGHHPVTEGMKDFFLFVEDDTEEAGRLTVDVAARRIPAKFGLDPRRDVQVLAPMHRGPAGAGNLNGLLQQAITPARPDLPEKRFGGRVFRVGDKVTQIRNNYDKGENGVFNGTVGVVTALDPVDQRLTVRTDEDEEVAYEFDELDELAHAYAVTIHRSQGSEYPAVVIPVTTGAWMMLQRNLLYTAVTRAKKLVVLVGSRKAIGQAVRTVSAGRRCTALDFRLAPRALQPAGSS; from the coding sequence ATGGTGGCGAATCAGACGGAGGGCGGGGAGCGTCGACTGGCCGTCCTCGAAGGCGTACTGGAGCGGATCACCTACGCCAACGAGGACAACGGCTATACGGTCGCGCGCGTGGACACCGGCCGTGGCGGCGGTGATCTGCTCACGGTCGTCGGCGCGCTCCTCGGCGCCCAGGTCGGCGAGTCCCTGCGCATGGAGGGCCGCTGGGGCTCCCATCCGCAGTACGGCAAGCAGTTCACCGTGGAGAACTACACGACGGTCCTGCCCGCCACCGTCCAGGGCATCCGCCGCTATCTCGGATCCGGCCTGGTCAAGGGCATCGGCCCCATCTTCGCCGACCGGATCACCCAGCACTTCGGCCTGGACACCCTGAAGATCATCGAGGAGGAGCCCAAGCGCCTCATCGAGGTCCCCGGCCTCGGCCCGAAGCGCACCAAGAAGATCGCCGATGCCTGGGAGGAACAGAAGGCGATCAAGGAGGTCATGCTCTTCCTCCAGACGGTGGAGGTGTCCACGTCCATCGCCGTGCGCATCTACAAGAAGTACGGCGACGCGTCGATCTCCATCGTGAAGAACCAGCCGTACCGCCTCGCCTCGGACGTCTGGGGCATCGGCTTCCTCACCGCCGACAAGATCGCCCAGTCCGTCGGCATCCCGCACGACAGCCCGGAGCGCGTCAAGGCGGGTCTCCAGTACGCCCTGTCGCAGGCCACCGACCAGGGCAACTGCTACCTCCCGGAGGAGCGGCTGATCGCCGACGCGGTCAAGCTCCTCCAGGTCGACACGGGCCTCGTCATCGAGTGCCTGGCCGAACTCGCCCTGCCCGACGAGGACTCCGGCGAACCCGGTGTCGTCCGGGAGAAGGTCCCCGGCGAACACGGCGAGCCGGTCACCGCGATCTACCTCGTCCCCTTCCACCGCGCCGAACTCTCCCTCTCCGCCCAGCTGTTGCGCCTCCTGCGCACGGACGAGGACCGCATGCCCGGCTTCCGGGACGTGGCCTGGGACAAGGCGCTCGGCTGGCTCAAGGGCCGTACGGGCGCGGAGTTGGCCCCCGAGCAGGAGGCGGCCGTCCGGCTCGCGCTCACCGAGAAGGTGGCCGTCCTGACGGGCGGGCCGGGCTGCGGCAAGTCCTTCACCGTCCGCTCGATCGTCGAACTGGCCCGCGCCAAGAAGGCGAAGGTCGTCCTGGCCGCCCCCACCGGCCGCGCCGCCAAACGCCTCGCCGAACTGACCGGTGCCGACGCCTCCACCGTCCACCGCCTCCTCGAACTGAAGCCCGGCGGTGACGCGGCCTACGACAAGGACCGCCCCCTCGACGCCGACCTGGTGGTCGTCGACGAGGCCTCCATGCTCGACCTCCTCCTCGCCAACAAGCTGGTGAAGGCGGTGCCTCCGGGGGCGCACCTGCTGTTCGTCGGGGACGTCGACCAACTGCCCAGCGTCGGCGCCGGCGAGGTCCTCCGCGACCTGCTGGCCGACAACAGCCCCATCCCGGCCGTCCGCCTGATGAAGGTCTTCCGCCAGGCCCAGCAGTCCGGGGTGGTGACCAACGCGCACCGGATCAACTCCGGGCACCACCCGGTCACCGAGGGCATGAAGGACTTCTTCCTCTTCGTCGAGGACGACACGGAGGAGGCCGGGCGGCTCACGGTGGATGTGGCGGCCCGTCGTATTCCGGCCAAGTTCGGGCTCGACCCCCGCCGGGACGTGCAGGTGCTGGCGCCCATGCACCGGGGGCCGGCGGGCGCGGGCAACCTCAACGGGCTGCTCCAGCAGGCGATCACGCCCGCCCGGCCCGACCTGCCCGAGAAGCGGTTCGGCGGCCGCGTCTTCCGCGTCGGCGACAAGGTCACCCAGATCCGCAACAACTACGACAAGGGCGAGAACGGCGTCTTCAACGGCACCGTCGGCGTGGTCACCGCCCTCGATCCGGTCGACCAGCGGCTGACCGTCCGCACCGACGAGGACGAGGAAGTGGCGTACGAGTTCGACGAACTGGACGAGCTGGCGCACGCCTACGCGGTGACGATCCACCGCTCCCAGGGCAGCGAGTACCCGGCCGTGGTCATCCCCGTCACCACGGGGGCGTGGATGATGCTCCAGCGCAATCTGCTCTACACAGCGGTGACCCGGGCGAAGAAACTGGTCGTCCTCGTCGGCTCCCGCAAGGCGATCGGCCAGGCGGTGCGCACGGTGTCCGCGGGCCGGCGGTGCACGGCCCTCGACTTCCGGCTCGCGCCCCGGGCCCTGCAGCCCGCAGGATCGTCATGA
- a CDS encoding MGH1-like glycoside hydrolase domain-containing protein, whose protein sequence is MRYRLRRRSRALAALCGSVLSISLLSAGPGASEARAADDPNAVALDKDAILAAQQLDERKWYKDNIPFLDTPDNDIDDVYYYRWSTFKRALRYTVPGTGYVSTEYDVPIGYAGNPYTALPDATGYHLLDGRWLHNRDYAGDYLDFWLRGAGNSGARNFSEWITSAAYQRYLVTGDAAQIKSALPHLIALYKRWDSNFTTDITVNGTQSTSDLYHQTPLSDATEYTETSMKSSNWFSGGRGFRPTINAYMFSAAQAISRISTLNGDTATANEYDAKAAQLKAAVQNSLWDPQRDFFMQVYNTDSTNGTLKQTRTTWREAMGFAPWAFNLPDAQYSSAWKYLTDSKRFKAPFGPTTLERVHDFEAEQATVVHANTQNSSTASNGKYVGQIDFDDSSVTFTVDAPGTGTYPVTVHYANATSATSTHKVVVNGDTANPLTVSYALGGSWGQFSESKSVTVQVPMKAGANTLKFAKGTGFAELDRITANPYFNYEAIPAEQKRDDANCCHWNGPSWPYQTSQILTGLANLLQDYPAQNFVTKADYQTMLAQFADLQHKDGKPYVAEAANGDTGEWIYDGFNFSEHYNHSSFNDLVLTGLLGIKPQAGNTLVLKPLIPSGWDYFAVENVPYHGHTLSIRWDRDGSHYGKGSGLQVFQDGQRIHQSSTAGNTTVNVAAPVTPAQPARMMNVAANPLTAEQDWLGRAITQPYPKAFASYTNTVSNGPHCHSGQTCKPTTFDAPLRATDGWIRYDKIPDDRWTNSGSPNATDHLGVDFGAPRKINEVKFYTYDDGANIRVPASYTVQYLKDGAWVNVPSQTKSPAAPVANNPNEVTFPTITTSQFRVVFTPQAGKFVGVTELESWYPETPRVKITNKNSNLELGVAGSSIAPGGAVQQQTTDSTANHWWKIAPAENGYYKIFNTHSGRVLGISGASTTAGATALQWGDTLTADHLWSVVDAGGGYAKLVNKNSGLVLGIDGMSKSSGAQALQWDDNGTADHLWSIVAEDGSTPFTS, encoded by the coding sequence ATGCGTTACCGCCTCAGACGTCGCAGCCGCGCGCTGGCCGCCCTGTGCGGCTCGGTGTTGTCCATCAGCCTCTTGTCGGCAGGGCCGGGGGCATCCGAGGCCCGAGCCGCCGACGACCCCAACGCGGTCGCGCTGGACAAGGACGCGATCCTCGCCGCCCAGCAGCTCGACGAGCGCAAGTGGTACAAGGACAACATCCCGTTCCTGGACACGCCCGACAACGACATCGACGACGTCTACTACTACCGGTGGAGCACCTTCAAGCGCGCGCTGCGCTACACGGTGCCGGGCACCGGGTACGTGTCGACGGAGTACGACGTGCCGATCGGCTACGCGGGGAACCCGTACACCGCGCTCCCGGACGCCACCGGCTATCACCTGCTGGACGGGCGCTGGCTGCACAACCGCGACTACGCGGGCGACTACCTGGACTTCTGGCTGCGCGGGGCGGGCAACTCGGGCGCGCGGAACTTCAGCGAGTGGATCACCAGCGCCGCGTACCAGCGCTACCTCGTCACCGGGGACGCCGCGCAGATCAAGTCCGCGCTCCCCCACCTCATCGCGCTGTACAAGCGGTGGGACTCGAACTTCACCACCGACATCACGGTCAACGGCACGCAGTCCACCAGCGACCTGTACCACCAGACCCCGCTGTCCGACGCCACGGAGTACACCGAGACGTCGATGAAGAGCAGCAACTGGTTCAGCGGCGGCCGTGGCTTCCGGCCCACGATCAACGCGTACATGTTCAGCGCCGCCCAGGCGATCAGCAGGATTTCCACGCTGAACGGCGACACGGCGACCGCGAACGAGTACGACGCCAAGGCCGCGCAGCTCAAGGCCGCCGTGCAGAACTCGCTGTGGGACCCGCAGCGCGACTTCTTCATGCAGGTCTACAACACGGACAGCACCAACGGCACCCTGAAGCAGACCAGGACGACCTGGCGCGAGGCCATGGGCTTCGCCCCCTGGGCGTTCAACCTGCCGGACGCGCAGTACTCCTCGGCGTGGAAGTACCTGACCGACTCCAAGCGGTTCAAGGCGCCGTTCGGGCCCACGACGCTGGAGCGGGTGCACGACTTCGAGGCCGAGCAGGCCACCGTCGTCCATGCGAACACCCAGAACTCCTCGACGGCCTCCAACGGCAAGTACGTCGGGCAGATCGACTTCGACGACAGCTCCGTCACCTTCACCGTGGACGCGCCCGGCACCGGCACGTACCCGGTGACCGTGCACTACGCCAACGCCACCTCCGCCACGTCGACCCACAAGGTCGTCGTGAACGGCGACACCGCCAACCCGCTCACCGTCAGCTACGCCCTGGGCGGCAGCTGGGGCCAGTTCTCGGAGTCGAAGTCCGTCACCGTGCAGGTCCCGATGAAGGCCGGGGCCAACACGCTGAAGTTCGCCAAGGGAACGGGCTTCGCCGAGCTCGACCGGATCACCGCGAACCCGTACTTCAACTACGAGGCGATCCCCGCCGAGCAGAAGCGCGACGACGCCAACTGCTGCCACTGGAACGGCCCGAGCTGGCCCTACCAGACCAGCCAGATCCTGACCGGCCTCGCCAACCTGCTCCAGGACTACCCCGCGCAGAACTTCGTCACCAAGGCCGACTACCAGACGATGCTGGCCCAGTTCGCCGACCTCCAGCACAAGGACGGCAAGCCCTACGTCGCCGAGGCCGCCAACGGTGACACCGGCGAGTGGATCTACGACGGGTTCAACTTCAGCGAGCACTACAACCACTCCAGCTTCAACGACCTGGTGCTCACCGGTCTGCTGGGCATCAAGCCGCAGGCGGGCAACACGCTGGTGCTGAAGCCGCTGATCCCGTCCGGCTGGGACTACTTCGCGGTGGAGAACGTGCCCTACCACGGGCACACCCTCTCGATCCGCTGGGACCGGGACGGCTCGCACTACGGCAAGGGCAGCGGCCTGCAGGTCTTCCAGGACGGCCAGCGCATCCACCAGTCCTCGACCGCCGGCAACACCACCGTGAACGTGGCCGCCCCCGTCACCCCGGCGCAGCCCGCGCGGATGATGAACGTGGCGGCCAACCCGCTCACCGCCGAGCAGGACTGGCTGGGCCGCGCCATCACCCAGCCCTACCCGAAGGCCTTCGCCTCCTACACCAACACCGTCTCCAACGGCCCGCACTGCCACAGCGGCCAGACCTGCAAGCCGACCACCTTCGACGCCCCGCTGCGGGCGACGGATGGCTGGATCCGCTACGACAAGATCCCCGACGACCGGTGGACCAACTCCGGCTCACCGAACGCCACCGACCACCTCGGCGTCGACTTCGGCGCGCCGCGCAAGATCAACGAGGTGAAGTTCTACACCTACGACGACGGCGCGAACATCCGCGTCCCGGCGAGCTACACCGTCCAGTACCTCAAGGACGGCGCGTGGGTGAACGTCCCGAGCCAGACGAAGAGCCCGGCGGCGCCGGTCGCCAACAACCCCAACGAGGTCACCTTCCCGACGATCACGACCTCGCAGTTCCGGGTCGTCTTCACCCCGCAGGCGGGCAAGTTCGTCGGCGTCACCGAGCTGGAGTCCTGGTACCCGGAGACACCACGGGTGAAGATCACCAACAAGAACAGCAACCTGGAGCTCGGTGTCGCCGGCTCCTCGATCGCCCCCGGAGGCGCCGTACAGCAGCAGACCACCGACAGCACCGCCAACCACTGGTGGAAGATCGCCCCGGCCGAGAACGGCTACTACAAGATCTTCAACACCCACAGCGGGCGGGTGCTCGGCATCAGCGGCGCCTCCACGACCGCCGGTGCGACGGCGTTGCAGTGGGGTGACACGCTCACCGCCGACCATCTGTGGTCCGTGGTGGACGCCGGGGGCGGCTACGCCAAGCTCGTCAACAAGAACAGCGGGCTGGTGCTGGGCATCGACGGAATGTCCAAGTCGTCCGGGGCGCAGGCCCTGCAGTGGGACGACAACGGCACCGCCGACCATCTGTGGAGCATCGTCGCGGAGGACGGGTCCACACCGTTCACCTCCTGA
- a CDS encoding citrate synthase — translation MSDNSVVLRYGDGEYTYPVIDSTVGDKGFDIGKLRAQTGLVTLDSGYGNTAAYKSAITYLDGEQGILRYRGYPIEQLAERSTFLEVAYLLINGELPTVDELSTFQGDITQHTLLHEDVKNFYRGFPRDAHPMAMLSSVVSALSTFYQDSHNPFDERQRNLSTIRLLAKLPTIAAYAYKKSIGHPFVYPRNDLGYVENFLRMTFSVPAQEYDLDPVVVSALDKLLILHADHEQNCSTSTVRLVGSSQANMFASISAGISALWGPLHGGANQSVLEMLEGIQANGGDVDSFIRKVKNKEDGVRLMGFGHRVYKSFDPRAKIIKAAAHDVLSALGKSDELLDIALKLEEHALSDDYFVSRNLYPNVDFYTGLIYRAMGFPTEMFTVLFALGRLPGWIAQWHEMIKEPGSRIGRPRQIYTGVVERDFVPVEAR, via the coding sequence GTGAGCGACAACTCTGTAGTACTGCGGTACGGCGACGGCGAGTACACCTACCCGGTGATCGACAGCACCGTCGGCGACAAGGGCTTCGACATCGGGAAGCTCCGGGCCCAGACCGGTCTGGTCACCCTGGACAGCGGATACGGCAACACCGCTGCTTATAAATCCGCCATCACCTATCTCGACGGCGAGCAGGGCATCCTGCGCTACCGCGGCTACCCGATCGAGCAGCTGGCCGAGCGCTCCACCTTCCTTGAGGTGGCGTACCTGCTCATCAACGGTGAGCTTCCGACCGTGGACGAGCTCTCCACTTTCCAGGGCGACATCACGCAGCACACCCTGCTGCACGAGGACGTCAAGAACTTCTACCGGGGCTTCCCGCGTGACGCCCACCCGATGGCGATGCTGTCCTCCGTGGTCAGCGCCCTGTCGACGTTCTACCAGGACAGCCACAACCCGTTCGACGAGCGGCAGCGCAACCTCTCCACGATCCGCCTGCTCGCCAAGCTGCCGACCATCGCGGCGTACGCGTACAAGAAGTCGATCGGTCACCCGTTCGTCTACCCGCGCAACGACCTCGGTTACGTCGAGAACTTCCTGCGCATGACCTTCTCGGTCCCGGCCCAGGAGTACGACCTCGACCCGGTCGTCGTCTCCGCGCTCGACAAGCTGCTGATCCTGCACGCGGACCACGAGCAGAACTGTTCGACCTCCACGGTCCGCCTGGTCGGCTCCTCGCAGGCGAACATGTTCGCCTCGATCTCCGCGGGTATCTCCGCGCTCTGGGGCCCGCTGCACGGCGGCGCCAACCAGTCCGTCCTGGAGATGCTGGAGGGCATCCAGGCGAACGGCGGCGACGTCGACTCCTTCATCCGCAAGGTGAAGAACAAGGAGGACGGCGTCCGCCTGATGGGCTTCGGCCACCGGGTGTACAAGTCCTTCGACCCGCGCGCCAAGATCATCAAGGCCGCCGCGCACGACGTCCTCTCCGCGCTCGGCAAGTCCGACGAGCTGCTGGACATCGCGCTGAAGCTGGAGGAGCACGCGCTCTCCGACGACTACTTCGTCTCGCGCAACCTCTACCCGAACGTGGACTTCTACACGGGTCTGATCTACCGCGCCATGGGCTTCCCGACCGAGATGTTCACGGTCCTCTTCGCCCTCGGCCGCCTGCCGGGCTGGATCGCCCAGTGGCACGAGATGATCAAGGAGCCGGGCTCCCGCATCGGCCGCCCGCGCCAGATCTACACGGGTGTCGTCGAGCGCGACTTCGTGCCGGTCGAGGCGCGTTAG
- a CDS encoding TetR/AcrR family transcriptional regulator codes for MATNQEKEQPRRRQARGERRIAQLLEAAAAVFTSTGYTAASTNAIAREAGVSPGTLYQFFPNKEAIAIELGERLMHEMQAAYGEALAPVDPATPLEEAVAAAVDRFIDFNCQHPVFFALMHGPDVPGRIAEQHDTLHTTLVARVEALLAPLLPDKPAADVTRTARVCISVYMAGLELVLAHEGAERDAYIQELKNVVLRYLEPLVGDRPAARPSGAAPAPTR; via the coding sequence GTGGCCACCAACCAGGAGAAGGAGCAGCCGCGCCGCCGCCAGGCCCGCGGCGAGCGCCGTATCGCCCAACTCCTCGAAGCCGCGGCCGCCGTGTTCACCTCGACCGGGTACACCGCCGCCAGCACCAACGCCATCGCCCGCGAGGCGGGGGTCTCGCCGGGCACGCTGTACCAGTTCTTCCCGAACAAGGAAGCGATCGCGATCGAGCTGGGCGAGCGGCTCATGCACGAGATGCAGGCGGCGTACGGCGAGGCGCTCGCCCCGGTCGACCCGGCCACCCCGCTGGAGGAGGCCGTCGCGGCGGCCGTCGACCGCTTCATCGACTTCAACTGCCAACACCCGGTGTTCTTCGCCCTGATGCACGGCCCGGACGTCCCCGGCCGTATCGCCGAGCAGCACGACACCCTGCACACGACCCTGGTCGCACGGGTCGAGGCCCTCCTCGCGCCGCTGCTGCCCGACAAGCCGGCCGCCGACGTCACGCGCACCGCCCGGGTCTGCATCAGCGTGTACATGGCGGGCCTGGAGCTGGTGCTCGCCCACGAGGGCGCCGAGCGCGACGCGTACATCCAGGAGCTGAAGAACGTCGTCCTGCGCTACCTGGAACCGCTGGTGGGCGACAGACCCGCCGCCAGGCCCTCCGGCGCCGCCCCCGCCCCCACCCGCTGA
- a CDS encoding heavy metal translocating P-type ATPase: protein MTSTTAVAPISDPVHEVELTIGGMTCASCAARVEKKLNRMDGVTASVNYATEKAKVSYPAGVEVADLIAAVVKTGYTAEEPPPPAPPEDVQDEPAGAEAADSELVSLRQRLTVSALLAAPVILMSMIPALQFDNWQWLSLTLAAPVVVWGGLPFHRAAFTNLRHGAATMDTLVSVGTLAAFGWSLWALFWGHAGMPGMRHGFEFSVARTTGSSTIYLEVAAGVVAFILLGRYLEARSKRRAGAALRALLKLGAKDVSVLRQGREVRIPVGRLAVGDRFVVRPGEKFATDGTVVEGSSAVDASMLTGESVPVDVAVGDGVTGATVNAGGRLVVEATRIGADTQLARMARLVEDAQNGKAEVQRLADRISAVFVPAVLLVAVATFGAWLGVTDDTTAAFTAAVAVLIIACPCALGLATPTALLVGTGRGAQLGILIKGPEVLESTRRVDTVVLDKTGTVTTGRMTLRKVYAAEDALEEDVLRLAGAVEHASEHPVGRAIAAGAEDRLGALPAVERFENLPGKGVRGLVGGYEVQVGRILDGPLPEALESAKKTAEHEGHTAVVVARDGVALGVVTVADAIKETSAEAVRRLRALGLTPVLLTGDNERVARSVAAAVGVSPEHVIAEVLPQDKVDVVRRLQREGRTVAMVGDGVNDAAALAVADLGLAMGTGTDAAIEAGDLTLVRGDLRVAADAIRLSRRTLATIKGNLAWAFGYNLAALPLAAAGLLNPMIAGAAMAFSSVFVVTNSLRLRTFS, encoded by the coding sequence ATGACCAGCACCACGGCAGTCGCCCCCATAAGCGACCCCGTCCATGAGGTCGAGCTGACCATCGGCGGGATGACCTGCGCCTCCTGCGCGGCCCGCGTCGAGAAGAAGCTCAATCGCATGGACGGGGTCACCGCCTCGGTGAACTACGCGACGGAGAAGGCGAAAGTCTCCTATCCCGCCGGGGTGGAGGTGGCCGATCTGATCGCCGCCGTGGTGAAGACGGGCTACACGGCCGAGGAGCCACCGCCCCCGGCTCCCCCGGAGGACGTCCAGGACGAGCCCGCCGGGGCCGAGGCGGCGGACTCCGAACTCGTCTCCCTGCGGCAACGGCTCACCGTCTCGGCGCTGCTCGCCGCGCCCGTGATCCTCATGTCCATGATCCCCGCCCTGCAGTTCGACAACTGGCAGTGGCTCTCGCTGACGCTCGCCGCGCCGGTCGTCGTATGGGGCGGGCTGCCCTTCCACCGCGCCGCGTTCACCAACCTCCGGCACGGCGCGGCCACGATGGACACACTCGTCTCGGTCGGCACCCTCGCCGCCTTCGGCTGGTCCCTGTGGGCCCTGTTCTGGGGACACGCGGGCATGCCGGGGATGCGGCACGGCTTCGAGTTCTCGGTGGCCCGTACGACGGGCTCGTCGACGATCTACCTCGAAGTGGCCGCCGGCGTCGTCGCGTTCATCCTGCTGGGCCGCTATCTGGAGGCCCGCTCCAAGCGCCGCGCGGGCGCCGCGCTCAGGGCGCTGCTGAAGCTGGGCGCCAAGGACGTCTCGGTGCTCCGCCAGGGGCGTGAAGTGCGGATCCCGGTCGGGCGGCTCGCGGTCGGCGACCGTTTCGTCGTACGGCCCGGGGAGAAGTTCGCCACCGACGGGACCGTCGTCGAGGGTTCCTCCGCCGTCGACGCGTCCATGCTGACCGGCGAGTCGGTACCGGTGGACGTGGCCGTCGGGGACGGCGTCACGGGCGCGACCGTGAACGCCGGGGGCCGGCTCGTCGTCGAGGCGACCCGGATCGGCGCGGACACCCAGCTGGCGCGGATGGCGCGGCTGGTGGAGGACGCGCAGAACGGCAAGGCGGAGGTGCAGCGGCTCGCCGACCGGATCTCCGCCGTCTTCGTCCCGGCCGTCCTCCTCGTCGCGGTCGCCACCTTCGGCGCCTGGCTCGGCGTCACGGACGACACCACCGCCGCCTTCACGGCGGCCGTCGCGGTCCTGATCATCGCCTGCCCCTGCGCGCTCGGCCTCGCCACCCCGACCGCCCTGCTGGTCGGCACGGGCCGCGGCGCCCAGCTCGGCATCCTCATCAAGGGCCCCGAGGTCCTGGAGTCCACCCGCCGCGTCGACACCGTCGTCCTGGACAAGACCGGCACCGTCACCACCGGCCGGATGACCCTCCGGAAGGTGTACGCCGCCGAGGACGCCCTCGAAGAGGACGTCCTGCGTCTCGCGGGCGCCGTCGAACACGCCTCCGAACACCCGGTCGGCCGGGCGATCGCCGCGGGCGCCGAGGACCGCCTCGGCGCACTGCCCGCCGTCGAGCGCTTCGAGAACCTGCCGGGCAAGGGCGTACGCGGCCTCGTGGGGGGCTACGAGGTCCAGGTGGGCCGGATCCTCGACGGCCCGCTCCCCGAGGCCCTGGAGAGCGCGAAGAAGACCGCCGAGCACGAGGGGCACACGGCGGTCGTGGTCGCCCGCGACGGGGTGGCACTCGGTGTCGTCACGGTCGCCGACGCGATCAAGGAGACCAGCGCCGAGGCCGTGCGGCGGCTGCGGGCGCTCGGGCTCACACCGGTGCTGCTGACGGGGGACAACGAGCGGGTGGCCCGGTCCGTGGCCGCGGCGGTCGGCGTCTCCCCCGAGCACGTGATCGCCGAGGTGCTGCCGCAGGACAAGGTCGACGTCGTCCGCCGGCTCCAGCGTGAGGGCCGTACGGTCGCGATGGTCGGGGACGGGGTGAACGACGCGGCCGCGCTGGCCGTGGCCGACCTGGGGCTCGCCATGGGCACGGGGACGGACGCGGCGATCGAGGCGGGCGATCTGACGCTTGTCCGCGGGGACCTGAGGGTGGCCGCCGACGCCATCCGGCTGTCGCGGCGGACCCTGGCCACCATCAAGGGCAATCTGGCCTGGGCGTTCGGATACAACCTGGCCGCGCTGCCGCTGGCCGCCGCCGGGCTGCTGAACCCGATGATCGCGGGGGCCGCAATGGCCTTTTCGTCCGTATTCGTGGTAACGAACAGCTTGCGACTCAGGACATTTTCATGA
- a CDS encoding heavy-metal-associated domain-containing protein, with translation MTTETDTQGSVTAVYKVSGMSCGHCEGAVSSEITELDGVSSVKAVASSGEVTVVSAAPLDEEAVRAAVDEAGFELVGKA, from the coding sequence ATGACCACCGAGACCGACACCCAGGGTTCCGTCACCGCCGTCTACAAGGTGAGCGGGATGAGCTGCGGGCACTGCGAGGGCGCCGTATCGAGCGAGATCACGGAGCTCGACGGTGTCTCGTCCGTGAAGGCCGTCGCCTCCAGCGGCGAGGTCACCGTGGTCTCGGCCGCCCCGCTCGACGAGGAGGCCGTGCGCGCCGCCGTCGACGAGGCGGGCTTCGAACTGGTCGGCAAGGCCTGA